Part of the Triticum urartu cultivar G1812 chromosome 2, Tu2.1, whole genome shotgun sequence genome, gcggcagcgtgacagccttggcattgattcccaTGAGAACCGAGGCGATGGGGGCGACGAAGCGGCGTCTCACTGACTCGGCGAGCCCATCCCCGTTCGCGCCAAAAACGCGTTTCCCGGGTTCGGCCTGGATCCGTCGGCGGCAGTTTCGGCCCAAACCGGCGAAAAAgggctcctgggggcgcgactgggctgATTTTCGGCTGCCGGCACCAAAAAACGCCTGGAGGGGGGCTGTTgagggcgcggctggagatgctctaagggaCGAATAGGGTCCAGCTGTCGTTTTCTGATTACATGCTCCAGCGCCCTAGAAGCAGAAGTTGCAGCTTGCGTGGAGGGTGTCTCTCTCACGCTGGATTGTAGTTTTTCGAAAAGGGGCGCTTTATTACTTAAAAGGTTTGAGCATTACACCTGGCCTCTACATAACTATGATGCACATAGCCAAACAAGTTCTCTCACACAAACGAAAATTAAGAAGGCGAAATATAAAGAAACATGTAGAGTCTGTATAACGCCTAAACCGGAGGTGCCCAATCCTAAGATCATGCTGCCACCCATGTTGGGTAAAAGTATCCCTTGCCGTGTCCTCCAATCGTGTACATACCTCCGTAAACAGGTCTCGATTCTCCACACGTTGTAGAGAGGACCATAAACGAAGAGTCCCGGTACATCTGTAGATGACCTGCATCAGAAAAGTATTTTATCATTAAACACCTTATCATTTCTATATAGCCAAAGCGATCAAATAACGGCAAGCGCTCCCACTCTAAGAATAGTTCTAAACATGTAATCTATCTCATGTAATCAGTTGCCAAATTCATTAGCAACACTACAAGGAGAATACAAGCCAGAAGCTATCTGGATGACTGAACATATAGAATGAGCCAATTTGCATTGGAAGAATAAATGTTGTATTGTCTCATCATGGTGACAAAAGACACATTGCGAATTTCCATGCCAATTTCTCTAAATAAGGCTATCTTTGATAAGAATGACTCCGCGAAGAAGATACCATGCAAAGATTTCATTCTTTAGACATATCTTCATCTTACAGATCTTCTTGTTATTATCAACTGGCACATCAGACTGGATTAACGCTCTATACATTGAATCCACTAAGAATTGTCTATTCCCATGTAGGTTTCATCGAAATACATCAGACCCATGTGACAAATGCACCGTGGACAACCGCTGGAGCAGGATGTACCATGATTGAAGTCTGGATCCAATTAAATCTATTCTGAACATCACATTTGGCGAAAAATTCCATTACCGTGGCGATAGTATCACCCTTGTGACGCACAATGTTGTATAGAGCCGGATATTGTTCTTGGAGTGTGGCATTTCCTAGCCACTTGTCCTCCCAGAATCTAATTTTCGAGCCGTCCTTAATTGAGAAAGATCCATAGGAGAAGAAATATTTCTTCCTAGCCATTAGACCTGACCAAAAATAAGAATCCCCAGGCTTCCAGTATACTTGAAATACCGCCTTGAAACCCACATATTTCCTTCTCAGAAGGGTTTGCCATACATCATCTTTCGTCAATAATTTAAACAACCATTTACCAAGGAGGGCCCTATTCTTAACCTCAAGGTCATGAATGCCCAACCCGCCTTGGTCTTTGGGACGGCAAACCACACTCCATTTAGCCAGTCGATGTTTCTTTTTCTCGCTATCTCCTTGCCAAAAGAATCTTGATCGGAAATAATCCAATCTATGTAAAACTCTTTTTGGCAATTGGAAGAAGGAAATCACATATAGTACCATGTTACTTAGTACTGAATTTATGAGGACTAATCTTCCACCCAGAGACAGCAGTTTACCTTTCCAACTGCTAAGTCTTTTTTGCAGTCTCTCCTTGACGTGTTTCCATTCAGCATTTGTGAGTCTCTGATAATCTATCGGTATCCCCAAATATGTGATCGGAAACTGGCCCAACTGCATCTGAATAGTTCGGCGTATAGGTGGGAGTCGTCTTGAGCCTCGCCAAAACAAAACAATTCACTTTTGTGAAAATTGATCTTAAGACCTGAGAGTTGCTCGAATGCGGATAAAATTGATTTCAGATTTCTCGCTTTCTCGAGGTCAATGATCTATGAAAAGAATCGTATCGTCGGCATATTGAAGTATAGATTGTAGTTAGCTTCCCTTTGTCTTGGAGACCCAACTACATGTTGTGCGTGCGGCATGATCAGTACTCCGTCGCTACAGTCGTGCTCACGCCACCAAACAGCCCGGGTGCACCTGGTCCGGCGGTGGCGGTATGCGACCGACTCCTCGTGGTCGTGGCACGGAGAAGGGTCAGGAAGGAGACTTTGGCAAAGGCAACAAGATGGTGATCAACACTGATGCAACGCTCCATTTAAAAAAAACACTGatgcaacgccaaagccactatCACATGTTGAGGAAAAAGACCACCCAGCCATTGGCTAGCCCCGCCATCGGGGTGGACGAAACTTGATGATGGTGTTTTCTCGGAGAAGGATGGCAATGGGGGTACAGGTATGGTTCTCGGAGAGGAACAGGGTCATGTAATTTTGTGAGGCTGCCGCCATTTCCTGATTATATGCTCCAGCGCCCTAGAAGCAGAAGTTACAGCTTGCCCAGAGCGTGTCTCTCTCCCGGTAGAGTGTAACCAGCTTCCCCTTATCCTGGAGACGGATAGCCCTGTCGCTGCTACCATGACCAGCGACTCTTCTACGAGTCGGTCGCCTGTCTCGGCCCTTGTCAGCGAGGTTCGACGCTTACTTGCCTCTGGTAGAGACCATACGTTTGCTGTCATTAAAAGAGAGTTGAGCTgatcctcaaaaaaaaaaagagagCTAAACTAGGTCGCTTCGCTCTTCCCCTTGCACTGCTGTTTCATTGCGTTCGGGGCCATGTGAGATTGTAGTGAGACTTTGTACGGGTGAATCCACCTAATCAATAAAATCTCCCCACTTAAAAAAAAAGGTTTCAGCTCCGGTCCATCCGGTACCAATCCGATGGCTGCAATTTGCTAACCTCATATGGCCCTGTTTGGGACCGCTTGTTCACGGGGTGAATCAAGCGCGAGACTGTTGTGCCGGCCTAGGTTCCTGCATAGGCTTGTTAGTTTTTCTCCTTTGTTTTTCCAGTCGTTTGTTCTTTTAGTTTATTATCTATTGCTCAAATTTTTGAAAAGAATCTAAAAATGCATGTATTCCAAAACGAAAATTtgacaaaaaataaataaatcatgaatTTTTAAAATATTGACATGATATAACAAAATGTTAGCATAGTTTTAAAAAATGTTGATAACTTTCAATAAATATGTTCATGACAATTAAAACATGTTCCAAAATTCAAAAGTTTATATGCGATTCCATTTCAAAATAGTTTATACAATGTAGAAAAAAATGCTTGCATAATGTAAAACTATTTTTTGTACGATTAAAAAATGTGTTACATTTAAGAAAACGTTTATACATTAAAAAAAATCTCTGTGTAGTTTAGAAAATGTTTATTTCCATTAAAACAATGTACTTTACATTTTAAGAAATATCCACATGTTTCAAAAATATGTCCGTAAATTTTAGTAAATGTTCATACAATGTGAAAAAATCCACGTAGCTTAAAAACTATTTATTATCATTAAAAATATACAGCacatatttaaaaaatgttaccgTGTATTCGAAAAAGTATCCAcaacatgtatttaaaaaatatacATCATATATTTAGAAAATTTCCAACACATGTCAAAGAAAAGTTTCACGTATGTGCTAAAAATGtacatattttgaaaaaaatagaCATGCTTTAAAAAACAAAACCGATAGAAAACGacaaataaataaaaagaaaagcaAAGACACAAAGAAATCAAAGAATTACGAAGagagaaaaaacaaaaaagtCAGTGAAAAAGCAAAGAAGACTGAAATATAATGAAGAAAACCCGAAGAAAAGTGATGAAAAAACAAAATAAGATGAAGAAATAAAAACCAAAGAAAGCCGGTAGAaatgaaagaaaacaaaacattGCAGAGCGAACCTATAGGGACACAAGCAGCAGCGAGCGACCTACACTAATTGGCCGGTCTGATAGTCGCTTCGTCTGTAAGCTAGGAATCAGTATGGACAAGACATAGCTCTGGCTTTGTTCAACAACAAAAGAAGCAACTTTCTCCTCTCAAACAGGAAACTCATTTTACAGCTTTTATCCTCGTGTTTTTTTTAAATCCATTTGGCACTTTATTGCTGGTTTAAAATAGTTACATCCTTCAACCATGCGGGAGAAGAAAGTTAGGAGGGTCATCATCCCACCAATACATCAAATTCAAATCATAAGCATGTCTAAGCAAGAAATGGTGCCAAATTATTGGCTTCCTGGGGGAGATTCTTGAAGCGATTGAAGGGACATCGTGTGCCAATTGGAAGCAGTCTGCAAGTATTTTAGGGTGGCCAACGTTTTCTTTTTAGGCATGGAAATTTATATTGGTGTGATGATGGAAAATTTAATTTGCAAGCTCGACAATTTAAAAAAAAATACTAGTAAACTAATACGAATTTATCATGCTCGCCAACTAAACTGGCCATCCTCAAACAATATAATTTATCATGAAAAACATTTAATTTGTAATGGTAAAAAATCTGAGGCCGCTGATCCCCTTATTTGGGCCTCCCACGGACTGGAGAAACCAGAGTAGCCCTCAACTCTGGAGTTATTTACCTGCCTCCTCCCCCGCAATTTTTTTTTTACCTGCCTCCTGTCATCAAACAAAATTGcctaaaaaaaataaaacaaaagggTTTCGCCGCCGCTGGAGCTCGAGCCACATCGCCGCCATTGAAAATCGGCCCCTCCTCGTCGCCTGTGGAGGCTCGTCCTTCCTTCCACGAGCCGGCCCAGCTTCACGGCGCCTGACCCGCCTCGTACGTCCGCCGGCTGTACAAGATCCCGCCGTTGAACCGAAGCCCGCGAGACGAGcagccaaggcacccaagctgacgCTGGCCAGCCTCTTGTGCTGCCCAAAAGGAAGGTAAGTTGCCTTCTTGTACTATCTTTAGATCTGCACGATTTTGGTGGAGGAAATAGAATAATTTGAAATGGACTGGAGTTGTGCAATGGATTAACTACTTTGATTCAAGTTTTCGTCTTCCTGCGGCTGGATTGGATTACGATTTTTTTTTTACGCGTATCGGGTTACGAAATTCAAAGAAAATATTGGAAAGGTTGCATAAAATCTATTAGATAAATATAATGTTCTATGCTGTCTGTATAGATGGTGACTATTAGACGGCCAATTGAAGTCATACTAGATCCTTTAAACGGGTTTTAAACAAAGGTTGTATACTTGAACACCAAAATTGTACACACCTAATCAAGAAGTTGACCCGCTGAAGTAAAGTTTCCAATTAGATGGTCGCATGTAATCTGCTCCATTGCCCCCCACCAGCCTTTTTCTGTTACAAACCCTCCCTACATGTTTGCATTGTCTCTTCTAGACAGACAAGAGGAAATCTTTAAAATGAGGAAGCGTATCATTTGTGTGGCTGCATATACGGCTTCTATGGTGCTTTGGCTGGTCTAGGTTAAGTAGTACAAGAGAACATGTTACATCTTGTCCAATGTAATTTAAGGCCTAGGTCTGACTACCTTAATCCCAGTGCACTACAACCTGCGCCAAAAAAGATGGGGTATAAGTGAGCTCCGTTCTTCAGTTGTGATTGTGGTAAACCCTACATGTATGTTTTGGGGGAGCAAAATACAGTTGGACATCAGGTGTAACAATGCAAACGCCTTTTCATGTCAGCACTCCATGCTATAGTTGGTAGCTGGTAATTGAGCTAAGAAATGATGCTATTCGGCCAGCTTCTTTCGGGCCCCCAACCAAAAAATTATCATTGTTGGTGTCTCAAGCAACCCTAACATAAGGCCATTATTAGCGTTCCTGATTAGTTTCTCGGCTATAGTTTTATATTGTTGCTTCACTACTTATGACCCCACATTTTGCCCTATTGTTTTACTTTCTAAAAGAAAGTTCTGCTCCAGTCTTGAAAAAGATGCGGAAAGCTAAGAGAGGTGGTGATCATCTCACTAGAAGCTTTCCTAAGAGTAGAAAAGCTTCCAAGAATGAATCATTGGTCTCAGGTATGCTAGATCTTCCTCTTTTGTGCTACgtctcccccccccccaccccacccacacacacgcacacattTTCAGAGCTTTATTTGATTATTCACAGTTGCCTTAATGTTTTATTTCCTTCAACTAGGTCGCTTCCTTGGGGACTGTGATCAAGGTGTTCGGTCCAGGCTCAGTGATGGGCTAATATCATATTTGTCTAGAAGTGTCGCCTCTATTACTTTGTGCAATGGTGATTATGTGTGCTTAGTATTCTTAGTTTTCCAACAAAATATATTGAAACACAACCAGATATAAATGATTTAAATTGCGATCTTCTGTAGGAGACACAGTCTTATTTTCATGCTCGGGCATAGCTATGGAACGCCAGGGGCGCCACCTTACAAGGTTTCTGACTTCTGCAAGTTTGGTTAGAGCTCTCAATGGTACGAATAAAGACCATGATGACTTGAAGGTTGGCGCTAACAATCATCCTTTACTGATTTGCTTACTTCTGATAATTGTGTGCTTATTTCTTGCCTTACCTTTTTCTAGATTGAAGTGCGCCATGAAGGCAATGAAGTTTATATGGGGTGGATGGCTGAATTTGATTTAGATCGCAACTTTGCTGTTGTCAATGTCCATGCGTTCCTTGAAAATGTTCAGGTTGGATCTTTCCAACCTGCACTAGAAATTCTGCCCCATGGTGAGCTATTAATAGTTATAGGGCGTGGTGTCTCTGGTGAAATAATGACCAAGAATGTGGAATTTAATGGTGATTCAAGGGTATCCGAGGATGATGAAGATCTTGATTGTAAAATCTCAGAGGTACACTTGCATGACGATATGCGCATTTTATTTATGCATGGAGGCAATAAGAAGGGATTTATGAGAGAAGTATATTTTTCGTCCCTTAACTCTTTCAAGAGTATAGAAATGGTCCCTCAACTAGAAAACCAGCAAAATTTGGTCCCTTCACTATTCAAACCGGATAAATTTAGTCCCTCATACCGCTTTGACTGTTTTTTTTTTCTGACGTGGAGTGGTTTTGACTAAAACTAGATACATCCTATAGGCTGGGCCGTCACATCAGCGTGTACAAATGTGcagggtcccacatgtcagcctcaGGAAGAAAGAATAATAGCTTAAAATAAAATGTATGCCACATGTTTCGAACTTAATACCGGAAGCAGGCCAGATCAGTAGGTAACCACCATACCACGGATACTATGTAGTATTACACAGACAAGTATAAAATCTTTTGTAGTTTTGCATATATTAAGAATGTTCGCTGTACAATGATATTAACTCATTTAAAAGTGATTTATTTTTTTCAGTTTCAGTCCTCTGCACATATATTTTTTTCTGTACTCATGTGCACAATGAAGTAGCTATATTTTCTGCGTGTCTTTTATTTTTTTACACCACATACTGTTCAAATTTTGACCACTAACAGGCTGGTCCCACAGTTCCAAACAACAACCAGTCCACGTCAGCAAATAATCAACCAAAGTGGTATGAGGGACTAAACTTATCCGGTTTTAAAAATTGAGGGACTACAGTTTGCTGGTTTTGGAGTTGAGGAATCATTTCTATACTTTCGAAAAAATTGAGGGACAAAAAATATACTTATCCCCAATAAGAatggttttttattttttatttaacTGTTTTTCTATACAACTTCATTTTGTTCAAATTTAACCCTTCTTGCCTGTCACCTTTGTTGTGTTATTAGGCTTGGGACGGTGGGCCACTTCTTTCTGTTGATGGGAAGGTTGTTGGCATGAACCTTTTTCTGACTACTAGAAAAGCCGTTTTCTTACCATGGGGCACAATTCTCAAGCATCTGGAGCATTACTGGACATCTCAGCAAAAGAAGACTGATCTTGCACGGTCAAAAACTTCGAAGGTTTACAGGTATGTCTATCGATGTATGTCCTTGTGTTCACCGGCTGTATTCTACGTTAGCTCTTCTCATAAAAGAGATAATAAGGCAAGCCTTTTTGCgtgctagacaacatatgcatgCAATAATCTGGATCATTCGCTGTTGTTCCTTAGCCTATTTGTCATCTAAGCTTTGCAGTTTACAATGTTTACTTTTAATATTAACTTGTTTCTTGGCCAGCTCAACCAAAATATTTGCCAACCTTTGGCATATATGATGTATCACAGATTCACAATTGTCTTGTACTAAGATTAGTCATATTTCTTGTGCCAATGTTGAAAGCTTTATGTTTTATTGGAATGTGCATTATGATCATGTCATTTTTCATACGACTTGGGGTCCTATATCTATCTTATTCCTTGCCTATGATTCTACCCATGTAGGTTTTGGGACCATTTTGCGTATTAATGCACTGGTCTGGTCCATTTTACATTTTGGTTAGTAATCAACTAGTCATTTTTATGTCCGGCAGGTTTGCAGTAAGACCCACATGTGTGAAATCTAACAGCCATCCAGAAGGTGAGCACACAGGCACTCCTCGGGACTGCTCAACATTGTGGTATTCTGCAAATTGTTGCAGTTTGTAATGGCATTTATTTAGAAGCTGCAAATCTAGTGTTTACATTTGTATTATTGTATATCAACTAGTCTAGCCTTTTCACTTGTACCCTTATATTGTTAGATCTTATCCATTAGTATTATGTACACTACATTCTTGGGTATGTTCATCCATGCTTCTAATAACGTTAGCTGTTGCTCAGGTTGTTATCATGATTTAATTATTGTTACATGCTAATCATGTGGAGAACTTATGTGAATTTATTTTTCATATATACTATTAGTATATGTTAGTGCTGACAACTTGATCTTGTTGCAGCAGTACATGGAGATTTACTCAACCAGGAGCAGTTAGATCTAGACTCCATGGGTTACCCTAAGTTACCATCCTCCATGTTAGGAGGTGTGTCAGTGCTTCTAAATTTGCTGACCTTTTACAGCAACCATGTACCACTAACAACTATTCTACAATGTATATTTCTCCAGCTGGCATGATTTTAGTTGATACTTTTGAAGAGACTTTTGGCGACATACATGGTGAAGGTGTCTGGAGAAAATTTAGTAAAAGTGCTTCTAACATAAATCGCAATGTTGTCGCACTGGCTTCATTTAATGGTGATTTTACAGAATTGTGCCATTTACTATTTCATCTCTGTTTTGATTACAACTAGCTAATAGCCAGAATCATGGTATGCAGGAGAAAAGAGGTATTTTGCATGCACGGGTTTTTTTATTGAATGGAATGGATCTACGGTAATTTTGACATCAGCAAGCTTGGTTAGAAATTCTGGTGATGAGAACAAGATTGTTGAAAACTTGAGGGTTGGCGCTCCTTGTTCTGTGGCCGCTGTTCTTTTAAGGTGATGCTTAAGTCTCATCACTGTATTATTTGCAGATTGAAGTGTTGCTTAACAACCAATATAGAGAAGGGACATTACTACATTATAGTCTACATTACAACGTTGCTCTAGTCAGTGTGAAGGATTACCCTGCTCTTCGTCCATCAAATACTCTGCTTCGTTGGAAAAAGGATTTTAAAGTAGTAGCTGTAGGGCGTTGCTTCAAATCAGGCATGTTAATGGCTACTAGCGGGGATATGGTTTCCTGGACATGCACACTCGATCGCGATTTCCTCGTAacttccacgtgtaaaatcactAAGGCAATCCTGTATTTTTTTATTCCTATTTTTTCGTGGTGATAATAAATACTCCTCTGTTTTTTTACAAGGCATATTTTGATTGTCCAAAAGCGAGGTTTGACTGTAAATTGCCCTTATTTTGTTGGCAGTTAACATGGTCATGAGAAAGTACTTTGGAATATGAATCAATTTTTTTGTCAAAACCTAGATATTACTGGATTAATCCGTGGTCAAAGCTTGAATTTGGACAGACAAAATATGCCTTGTATTTCTGGAAAAGGGAAGTATAGTTGCGTAGGAACGAGTGGGCTAGCaatatatatttggaaaacaaaAATCACAGCTTGTTCATGTCAACTTGCTAGGCTGGGATTGGAGGCCCTCTTGTTAGTCTTGATGGGGATGTTATTGGCATGAACTTCTATGATAAGAGAATAGGGACCCCTTTCCTGTTATTGGTGGACATTTACAAAATTCTAGCATCGTTTGAGACAAAAAGGTATTCAAGTACATATCACATAAGTTCTTTTCTAAATATTTTAAGAAGCTTGCTGAAGCATAATCTTATTATTGCTATGTTTGACAGTGAACTTGGTGAAGTTGGCAATGATAGTGATCCCTCTGGAGCGCTTTTCTGGAAAATGGATGAAGATAACAAAACTAAGTTAAACAGGTTGGTATTCTGATGCATATTAAGCTGGGGTTAAGTTTTGGACAAATTATTTCATTGAATTAAACTGCAGGTGGCCTGTGCCCATGCCTCGCTGGCGCAATCCTAACTATGTGGATGAGGATAAatctgatgatgatgatgaggtcTTTGATCACAAATCTGGCCGCGCGCCGCCTATGGACGGTTACTTCAAGGGAAAGAAACTCATGCTCTTTAGATGCAGTCACGCCCTTGATTGGTCACACAATCTCCATATTATTGCTTGTTTTGGATGGCAGAAGTAACATGTGGCTTGTTGAAGTCTTATTTGTTAGGAAGAGGTAGATGCCGATGTGTTCTCCCCCGGGATATATCAGGGAGGAACCAAGGCCATAGGGGATGTTTTTTTCAGATCATGTAAGAGAGAACACTCACGCACAACCACATTAGGAATATCATGCAGGACTTACAGTGTTACACCTTCTCGGTGGTTCGAACCTCGATAAACAAAGTCTTAATCCTTGTTGCGATTTCATAGTGTTATAACCCTTAGTCGAATATCTCAAATTTGTCTGAGAGATCTTCACTCGTCAACAATTGGCGCAAGTAGGGGTCATGGCTTCGTATCTCCTTCAACCCGTCTTCATCACCATGCCCACGAGCGCAACGCGGCAACGGGTTTCTCTTGGCATGACTGTTAAACACTT contains:
- the LOC125537694 gene encoding uncharacterized protein LOC125537694, with translation MRKAKRGGDHLTRSFPKSRKASKNESLVSGRFLGDCDQGVRSRLSDGLISYLSRSVASITLCNGDTVLFSCSGIAMERQGRHLTRFLTSASLVRALNGTNKDHDDLKIEVRHEGNEVYMGWMAEFDLDRNFAVVNVHAFLENVQVGSFQPALEILPHGELLIVIGRGVSGEIMTKNVEFNGDSRVSEDDEDLDCKISEAWDGGPLLSVDGKVVGMNLFLTTRKAVFLPWGTILKHLEHYWTSQQKKTDLARSKTSKVYRFAVRPTCVKSNSHPEVHGDLLNQEQLDLDSMGYPKLPSSMLGAGMILVDTFEETFGDIHGEGVWRKFSKSASNINRNVVALASFNGEKRYFACTGFFIEWNGSTVILTSASLVRNSGDENKIVENLRIEVLLNNQYREGTLLHYSLHYNVALVSVKDYPALRPSNTLLRWKKDFKVVAVGRCFKSGMLMATSGDMVSWTCTLDRDFLVTSTCKITKAGIGGPLVSLDGDVIGMNFYDKRIGTPFLLLVDIYKILASFETKRWPVPMPRWRNPNYVDEDKSDDDDEVFDHKSGRAPPMDGYVDGTSPTPPRLLPPDDKGERAVNPEYATWYRQDQIVLSYLLASLTDDVLMQVISFDTSRAIWAHLEEMYSAHCRASVVQIKLDMANFRKGNLSMVDYFAKIRSFADQLAAVGRPMRDDDIITAVITRLESDYEPLITAVTTRIDEMTLGELYSHALSFEHRREYHAARLHLQAGGSSVNYITCDKPDNTNNTRGGKGNYRGKGRGNQGDRGDYNNNNRMGNRGDCGGNRQQGTTAATAAVVTTVTTGVMAGLAAASPPSILGDPAWFTDMGATDHITSDLDRLTVLLWRRKSLPQQLRDPMQILAWILAELDALHQNGTWTLVPPPRRVNIIYCKWVYKIKHKADGSVERLKAHLVAKGFKQRTPPRSRLAAQPPRLVHGNSEPATQTAPTRPNPTVQHAALGTSRAWPPETRARDASRRRPAPPLPEQPGPFPRVAAPASPSRPVRASVAPFACRASPPVST